In Cataglyphis hispanica isolate Lineage 1 chromosome 20, ULB_Chis1_1.0, whole genome shotgun sequence, a single genomic region encodes these proteins:
- the LOC126857121 gene encoding NK-tumor recognition protein-like isoform X2, producing MEMPQDSLYNIIENDYDVDTSQPITFNSIWNDNEQYADTDASFATKASQESENFSKLFTEWQNYAQTMELEDLNDIMDMNLFDTKHTLWNNMYQEETANFAQEEIDLGPELKLKEDEQRAVNFEEEDTHKLIDNTMEINIKTETTKETKEEKINDLSILPELPQEAPQESKNKDTKATKKNRNLKSKRKKDKHVITKGKQEEQEDCIDVETISDEIPVLEAVDIKSLLEQFEASENPNPCNKATKNNFLSCTRSDAIQPMTQKCQSQVLEKSPSQVYNKHKNMPNSVSKEVINRIKASGRKKAISIIPAMPNVQNKNRNNNNTRIQDTEATFSNNKVVKQVTNKTKNRTTDGTLVQLDHDYCYNIGYNSATKSCNSNKFTKHTSVLKSNQNKKITKCGKIAEVITICNDKSLKKDNNLESADIHNKNKLTGVAILDNETDKINENRLKSDYKNCQKICLKQSQVLNNSLAIKLPKDMTVPSKSSDKNSPVYLIRSTLAQNILRLRNDLSKNISQMNSTKQMVSVLKKPPNASQTQFLKSNSDENIVTTTNSLNNEVQNKIVQDTQDSASDEQAKKPPFRKKLNLAEYRNRRDQNRSDNSRTNSPVYNSPMILLYVHHASTTTEPIKNDSENPIWSEREIVSMLKPKSDIDEEKNKSKPLMCDIGIQTYETVFEFSKNSLTDTTEGNEREQYIRDIKQKSYKKDRLYRSSSRSRSKSKSKNISKSRSSSRNRRRSRSRSRSTSRSRSRSRNRNSNRNRNRSRSESRNRSRSKNRNRNRSRSKSRSRNRSRSRSKSIKNDSRSRSRSRSRSRRCSRRRIRSRRRSSVSSTSSWSSQSRSYTTSTRSRFSRSRSRSSLSRSRSFSQYSSCSRSSSYSNYGRSRWSNYWRKDSSDRERSYDRYKKHSFGSHRNYKDWRSPVHSYCKSYNWYNREKQKQVEERRVIYVGRLDEGVTKAELRRRFEIFGPVVDISVHFREHGDNYGFVTFACKNNAYAAMEHGNDDPSLPTYDLSFGGRRAFCKYKYSDLDDTASSSPISKSSQAIEEDTFDFLLEEAKAKLRKRKV from the exons ATGGAAATGCCTCAAGAttcattatacaatattattgaaaatgattATGATGTGGACACATCTCAGCCCATTACTTTCAACTCCATCTGGAATGACAATGAACAGTA tGCCGATACAGATGCATCATTTGCCACAAAAGCTTCACAGGAGAGTGAGAATTTTTCAAAGCTTTTCACAGAGTGGCAGAATTATGCGCag ACAATGGAGTTAGAAGATCTTAATGATATTATGGACatgaatttatttgatacaaaaCATACATTATGGAACAACATGTATCAAGAAGAGACTGCAAATTTCGCGCAAGAAGAGATAGATTTAGGGcctgaattaaaattaaaagaagatgAACAAAGAGCAG tcaATTTTGAGGAAGAAGATACCCATAAATTGATAGATAATACaatggaaattaatataaagactGAAACTACAAAAGAaacaaaggaagaaaaaattaatgatttaagcATTTTACCTGAATTACCTCAAGAAGCACCACAAGAGTCTAAAAACAAAGATACAAAGGCtacaaagaaaaatcgaaacttaaaaagcaaaagaaaaaaggataaaCATGTAATTACAAAAGGTAAACAAGAGGAGCAAGAGGATTGTATAGATGTTGAAACTATATCAGATGAAATACCAG TATTGGAAGCTGTTGATATAAAGAGTTTGTTGGAACAATTTGAAGCTTCTGAAAATCCAAATCCATGTAATAAGGCcaccaaaaataatttcctatCTTGCACGAGGTCGGACGCGATACAACCTATGACTCAGAAATGTCAAAGTCAAGTGTTAGAAAAGTCTCCTTCAcaagtttataataaacataagaatATGCCAAATTCAGTATCAAAGGAAGTAATTAATAGGATAAAg GCCTCGGGACGTAAAAAAGCTATTTCGATAATACCTGCTATGCCAAATGTGCAGaataaaaatcgtaataataataatacacgaATCCAAGATACTGAAGCCACGTTTTCCAATAATAAAGTTGTAAAACAA GTAACAAATAAAACTAAGAATAGAACGACGGATGGTACTTTAGTACAATTGGATCATGATTACTGTTATAATATTGGTTATAATTCTGCTACTAAGAGCTGTAATAGCAATA AATTTACGAAACATACATCTGTATTAAAATCAAaccagaataaaaaaataacaaaatgtgGCAAAATCGCAGAAGTAATAACAATTTGTAAtgataaaagtttgaaaaaagacAATAATCTGGAATCGGctgatatacataataaaaataaattaacaggTGTTGCTATATTGGATAATGAAAcggataaaattaatgaaaatagacTCAAAAGTGATTACAAGAATTGTCAAAAGATTTGTTTAAAACAATCTCAGGTTTTAAACAATTCATTGGCTATTAAATTACCTAAGGATATGACAGTTCCAAGCAAATCTTCTGATAAGAATTCTCCTGTGTATTTAATTCGCTCAACTTTGGCTCAAAACATTTTACGATTGAGAAATGATTTGTCTAAGAACATTTCACAAATGAATTCTACAAAGCAGATGGTTTCAGTATTAAAGAAACCACCAAATGCATCACAAACACAATTCTTAAAGAGTAACTCTGACGAAAATATAGTGACTACTACGAACAGTTTAAATAATGAGGTGCAGAACAAAATTGTACAAGATACTCAAGATTCAGCTTCAGACGAACAAGCGAAAAAACCGCCATttcgtaaaaaattgaatttggcaGAGTATCGAAATAGAAGGGATCAAAATCGTAGTGACAATAGTAGAACAAATTCTCCAGTATATAATTCGCCAATGATATTGTTGTATGTTCATCATGCTTCCACAACGACAGAaccaattaaaaatgattctgAAAATCCAATTTGGTCCGAGAGGGAAATTGTTTCAATGTTGAAACCTAAGTCGGATATAgatgaagagaaaaacaaatcaAAACCACTTATGTGCGATATAGGAATACAAACATATGAAACAGTAtttgaattttctaaaaactcGTTGACAGATACCACAGAGGGAAATGAAAG AGAACAATATATAAGGgacataaaacaaaaatccTACAAAAAAGATAGACTTTATAGAAGTTCTAGTCGGTCTAGATCGAAAAGTAAAAGCAAAAACATAAGCAAAAGCAGGAGTAGCAGCAGAAACAGAAGAAGGAGTAGAAGCAGAAGCAGAAGTACAAGTAGAAGCCGAAGTAGAAGCAGAAATAGAAACAGCAACAGAAATAGAAACAGGAGTAGAAGCGAAAGCCGGAATAGAAGCAGAAGCaagaatagaaatagaaataggAGTCGAAGCAAAAGCAGAAGTAGAAATAGGAGTCGTAGTAGAagcaaaagtataaaaaatgacaGTAGAAGCAGAAGCAGAAGCAGGAGTAGATCTCGCAGATGCAGCCGACGAAGAATCCGATCCCGTCGACGCAGTTCTGTTAGTTCAACCAGCAGTTGGTCATCCCAGTCACGCTCATATACGACATCCACTAGATCAAGATTTTCTCGCTCGCGTTCCAGGTCATCACTATCCAGATCCAGATCTTTCTCACAATATTCTAGTTGTTCAAG GTCTTCCTCCTACTCGAATTATGGAAGAAGTAGATGGTCTAATTATTGGAGAAAAGACAGCAGTGATCGCGAAAGAAGTtatgatagatataaaaaacattcctTTGGTAGCCATCGTAATTACAAAGATTGGAG atCACCTGTACATTCTTACTGTAAATCTTACAATTGGTACAACAGAGAAAAGCAAAAGCAAGTGGAAGAACGAAGAGTAATATATGTGGGACGTCTAGATGAAGGTGTTACCAAAGCTGAATTGCGCAGAAGATTTGAGATTTTTGGACCTGTTGTTGATATAAGTGTACATTTCCGTGAACATgg cgATAATTACGGTTTTGTCACTTTTGCATGCAAAAACAATGCATATGCGGCTATGGAGCATGGTAATGATGATCCATCTCTACCTACATATGATTTAAGCTTTGGTGGCCGAAGAGCATTTTGCaaatacaaatattcagatcttg ATGATACAGCGAGTAGCTCACCCATTAGTAAATCATCTCAGGCAATTGAAGAAGATACTTTCGATTTTCTTTTGGAGGAAGCAAAAGCTAAATTGCGCAAAAGAAAAGTTTGA
- the LOC126857121 gene encoding NK-tumor recognition protein-like isoform X1, translated as MEAEFMKLYEDDFFSGLSSANDIDHEDLMEMPQDSLYNIIENDYDVDTSQPITFNSIWNDNEQYADTDASFATKASQESENFSKLFTEWQNYAQTMELEDLNDIMDMNLFDTKHTLWNNMYQEETANFAQEEIDLGPELKLKEDEQRAVNFEEEDTHKLIDNTMEINIKTETTKETKEEKINDLSILPELPQEAPQESKNKDTKATKKNRNLKSKRKKDKHVITKGKQEEQEDCIDVETISDEIPVLEAVDIKSLLEQFEASENPNPCNKATKNNFLSCTRSDAIQPMTQKCQSQVLEKSPSQVYNKHKNMPNSVSKEVINRIKASGRKKAISIIPAMPNVQNKNRNNNNTRIQDTEATFSNNKVVKQVTNKTKNRTTDGTLVQLDHDYCYNIGYNSATKSCNSNKFTKHTSVLKSNQNKKITKCGKIAEVITICNDKSLKKDNNLESADIHNKNKLTGVAILDNETDKINENRLKSDYKNCQKICLKQSQVLNNSLAIKLPKDMTVPSKSSDKNSPVYLIRSTLAQNILRLRNDLSKNISQMNSTKQMVSVLKKPPNASQTQFLKSNSDENIVTTTNSLNNEVQNKIVQDTQDSASDEQAKKPPFRKKLNLAEYRNRRDQNRSDNSRTNSPVYNSPMILLYVHHASTTTEPIKNDSENPIWSEREIVSMLKPKSDIDEEKNKSKPLMCDIGIQTYETVFEFSKNSLTDTTEGNEREQYIRDIKQKSYKKDRLYRSSSRSRSKSKSKNISKSRSSSRNRRRSRSRSRSTSRSRSRSRNRNSNRNRNRSRSESRNRSRSKNRNRNRSRSKSRSRNRSRSRSKSIKNDSRSRSRSRSRSRRCSRRRIRSRRRSSVSSTSSWSSQSRSYTTSTRSRFSRSRSRSSLSRSRSFSQYSSCSRSSSYSNYGRSRWSNYWRKDSSDRERSYDRYKKHSFGSHRNYKDWRSPVHSYCKSYNWYNREKQKQVEERRVIYVGRLDEGVTKAELRRRFEIFGPVVDISVHFREHGDNYGFVTFACKNNAYAAMEHGNDDPSLPTYDLSFGGRRAFCKYKYSDLDDTASSSPISKSSQAIEEDTFDFLLEEAKAKLRKRKV; from the exons ATGGAAGCGGAATTCATGAAATTATACGAGGATGATTTCTTTTCCGGTTTATCCTCGGCAAACGATATTGACCACGAG gaTTTAATGGAAATGCCTCAAGAttcattatacaatattattgaaaatgattATGATGTGGACACATCTCAGCCCATTACTTTCAACTCCATCTGGAATGACAATGAACAGTA tGCCGATACAGATGCATCATTTGCCACAAAAGCTTCACAGGAGAGTGAGAATTTTTCAAAGCTTTTCACAGAGTGGCAGAATTATGCGCag ACAATGGAGTTAGAAGATCTTAATGATATTATGGACatgaatttatttgatacaaaaCATACATTATGGAACAACATGTATCAAGAAGAGACTGCAAATTTCGCGCAAGAAGAGATAGATTTAGGGcctgaattaaaattaaaagaagatgAACAAAGAGCAG tcaATTTTGAGGAAGAAGATACCCATAAATTGATAGATAATACaatggaaattaatataaagactGAAACTACAAAAGAaacaaaggaagaaaaaattaatgatttaagcATTTTACCTGAATTACCTCAAGAAGCACCACAAGAGTCTAAAAACAAAGATACAAAGGCtacaaagaaaaatcgaaacttaaaaagcaaaagaaaaaaggataaaCATGTAATTACAAAAGGTAAACAAGAGGAGCAAGAGGATTGTATAGATGTTGAAACTATATCAGATGAAATACCAG TATTGGAAGCTGTTGATATAAAGAGTTTGTTGGAACAATTTGAAGCTTCTGAAAATCCAAATCCATGTAATAAGGCcaccaaaaataatttcctatCTTGCACGAGGTCGGACGCGATACAACCTATGACTCAGAAATGTCAAAGTCAAGTGTTAGAAAAGTCTCCTTCAcaagtttataataaacataagaatATGCCAAATTCAGTATCAAAGGAAGTAATTAATAGGATAAAg GCCTCGGGACGTAAAAAAGCTATTTCGATAATACCTGCTATGCCAAATGTGCAGaataaaaatcgtaataataataatacacgaATCCAAGATACTGAAGCCACGTTTTCCAATAATAAAGTTGTAAAACAA GTAACAAATAAAACTAAGAATAGAACGACGGATGGTACTTTAGTACAATTGGATCATGATTACTGTTATAATATTGGTTATAATTCTGCTACTAAGAGCTGTAATAGCAATA AATTTACGAAACATACATCTGTATTAAAATCAAaccagaataaaaaaataacaaaatgtgGCAAAATCGCAGAAGTAATAACAATTTGTAAtgataaaagtttgaaaaaagacAATAATCTGGAATCGGctgatatacataataaaaataaattaacaggTGTTGCTATATTGGATAATGAAAcggataaaattaatgaaaatagacTCAAAAGTGATTACAAGAATTGTCAAAAGATTTGTTTAAAACAATCTCAGGTTTTAAACAATTCATTGGCTATTAAATTACCTAAGGATATGACAGTTCCAAGCAAATCTTCTGATAAGAATTCTCCTGTGTATTTAATTCGCTCAACTTTGGCTCAAAACATTTTACGATTGAGAAATGATTTGTCTAAGAACATTTCACAAATGAATTCTACAAAGCAGATGGTTTCAGTATTAAAGAAACCACCAAATGCATCACAAACACAATTCTTAAAGAGTAACTCTGACGAAAATATAGTGACTACTACGAACAGTTTAAATAATGAGGTGCAGAACAAAATTGTACAAGATACTCAAGATTCAGCTTCAGACGAACAAGCGAAAAAACCGCCATttcgtaaaaaattgaatttggcaGAGTATCGAAATAGAAGGGATCAAAATCGTAGTGACAATAGTAGAACAAATTCTCCAGTATATAATTCGCCAATGATATTGTTGTATGTTCATCATGCTTCCACAACGACAGAaccaattaaaaatgattctgAAAATCCAATTTGGTCCGAGAGGGAAATTGTTTCAATGTTGAAACCTAAGTCGGATATAgatgaagagaaaaacaaatcaAAACCACTTATGTGCGATATAGGAATACAAACATATGAAACAGTAtttgaattttctaaaaactcGTTGACAGATACCACAGAGGGAAATGAAAG AGAACAATATATAAGGgacataaaacaaaaatccTACAAAAAAGATAGACTTTATAGAAGTTCTAGTCGGTCTAGATCGAAAAGTAAAAGCAAAAACATAAGCAAAAGCAGGAGTAGCAGCAGAAACAGAAGAAGGAGTAGAAGCAGAAGCAGAAGTACAAGTAGAAGCCGAAGTAGAAGCAGAAATAGAAACAGCAACAGAAATAGAAACAGGAGTAGAAGCGAAAGCCGGAATAGAAGCAGAAGCaagaatagaaatagaaataggAGTCGAAGCAAAAGCAGAAGTAGAAATAGGAGTCGTAGTAGAagcaaaagtataaaaaatgacaGTAGAAGCAGAAGCAGAAGCAGGAGTAGATCTCGCAGATGCAGCCGACGAAGAATCCGATCCCGTCGACGCAGTTCTGTTAGTTCAACCAGCAGTTGGTCATCCCAGTCACGCTCATATACGACATCCACTAGATCAAGATTTTCTCGCTCGCGTTCCAGGTCATCACTATCCAGATCCAGATCTTTCTCACAATATTCTAGTTGTTCAAG GTCTTCCTCCTACTCGAATTATGGAAGAAGTAGATGGTCTAATTATTGGAGAAAAGACAGCAGTGATCGCGAAAGAAGTtatgatagatataaaaaacattcctTTGGTAGCCATCGTAATTACAAAGATTGGAG atCACCTGTACATTCTTACTGTAAATCTTACAATTGGTACAACAGAGAAAAGCAAAAGCAAGTGGAAGAACGAAGAGTAATATATGTGGGACGTCTAGATGAAGGTGTTACCAAAGCTGAATTGCGCAGAAGATTTGAGATTTTTGGACCTGTTGTTGATATAAGTGTACATTTCCGTGAACATgg cgATAATTACGGTTTTGTCACTTTTGCATGCAAAAACAATGCATATGCGGCTATGGAGCATGGTAATGATGATCCATCTCTACCTACATATGATTTAAGCTTTGGTGGCCGAAGAGCATTTTGCaaatacaaatattcagatcttg ATGATACAGCGAGTAGCTCACCCATTAGTAAATCATCTCAGGCAATTGAAGAAGATACTTTCGATTTTCTTTTGGAGGAAGCAAAAGCTAAATTGCGCAAAAGAAAAGTTTGA